In Pirellula sp. SH-Sr6A, the DNA window AGGCCTGATCTCGCTCGTTCAAGACTTTTCGCCAGACGATTTCAAAAACAGTGTGATCGCCTTGGCGGACATTGGTCGGTTTTTTCAACTGCCAACGATTCTTACCACCAGTTTTGACGAAGGGCCAAATGGACCACTCGTACCGGAACTGGTTGAACGCTTCCCGGACGCTCCTTTCATTCATCGTCCTGGGCAGATCAACGCTTGGGACAATGAGGATTTTGTTAAAGCGATTCAGGCGACGGGGCGAAAGCAACTCATTATCGCAGGCGTTGTAACAGACGTGTGCGTCGCATTTCCTGCCCTCTCGGCCATCGAAGCGGGTTATGACGTTTTCGTCGTAACCGACGCCTCAGGTACCTTCAATACCACCGTTCAACAAGCAGCCTGGCAACGCATGTCAGCCGCTGGCGTCCAACTGATGAACTGGTTCTCGGTTGCTTGCGAATTGCATCGGGATTGGCGCAACGACATGCAAGGACTCGGAACACTGCTGTCCAATCACTTGCCGAACTATCGAAACCTGATGACCAGCTTCAATATGCTGCAGGATGCAAAAAAGGCGTAGCTCGCAAATGCCCGTTTCCCAATCTCATTCGAACGACTCGCCAATCCATCTCGCGATCACTCTTCGTGTTCGCGAGGGAAGAGAGTCCGAATTTGCGGCGGCGCTGTCACAGTTCGCGCGTCGTTCCCTCGAACATCGAGGTACGACAGGGGTACATTTGATTTATCCAGTGCCCGGAACCGGCTGCCGCGACTTTGGAGTGCTTCGATCCTTCGAGAGCGAAAGGTATAGCGAGGAGTTCTACCATTCGGACATGTATCAACAATACAAATCGGAAACGGCACACCTTGTCGAAGAGGCGCCGAGCATTCGGCGACTCGAAGGGCTTGAATCGTTTCTTCGTAACGATGGGAGACCTTCACCCGTTCGCTGGAAAATGGCAGTAATCACTTATTTGGGTGTCGTACCGTCCGTCATCTTCTGGTCCAGCACATTGAGGCCCCTTCTTGGAGCGTATCACTGGCTGCTCGGTGTGTTAACAATCAATGCGGCCGTCGTTGCAACGCTCGCTTGGGTAATGATGCCTGCGCTCACCAAGCTGTTTCGCAATTGGTTGCATCGCGTCTAGTTGCGATCTCTTTACGTTTTCCCGCAAACTCCCACAAGCGTGTAGAACCCTACATGCAACGAGGCATTCCCATGTCCATTCAAACGGTCTTGTACAACGGCCGAATTACGACTCAAGACTTGAACAAACCCGAAGTTTCCGCCATGGCAGTGTCCGATGGTCATATCGCAGCCATTGGATCGGATGATGAGATAAAGCGTCTAGCTGACGCATCGACGCAGCTTATCGATCTCGATAACCGTCGTGTCATTCCCGGTCTCAATGACTCCCATCTCCATGTTATCCGAGCGGGGTTGTTCGCGAACCTTGAACTTCGGTGGGATGGTACACCGACGCTGACTCAAGCACTCCGACAATTGAAGGAGCAAGCGAGACGCACTCCCCCTCCCCAATGGGTTCGGGTTATCGGCGGTTGGAATGAGTTTCAATTTGCCGAGGGACGCATGCCCACGTTTCAAGAGCTG includes these proteins:
- a CDS encoding antibiotic biosynthesis monooxygenase, with the protein product MPVSQSHSNDSPIHLAITLRVREGRESEFAAALSQFARRSLEHRGTTGVHLIYPVPGTGCRDFGVLRSFESERYSEEFYHSDMYQQYKSETAHLVEEAPSIRRLEGLESFLRNDGRPSPVRWKMAVITYLGVVPSVIFWSSTLRPLLGAYHWLLGVLTINAAVVATLAWVMMPALTKLFRNWLHRV
- the ycaC gene encoding isochorismate family cysteine hydrolase YcaC is translated as MSKPYKKLSKDDAVLLLVDHQSGLISLVQDFSPDDFKNSVIALADIGRFFQLPTILTTSFDEGPNGPLVPELVERFPDAPFIHRPGQINAWDNEDFVKAIQATGRKQLIIAGVVTDVCVAFPALSAIEAGYDVFVVTDASGTFNTTVQQAAWQRMSAAGVQLMNWFSVACELHRDWRNDMQGLGTLLSNHLPNYRNLMTSFNMLQDAKKA